The Capsicum annuum cultivar UCD-10X-F1 chromosome 1, UCD10Xv1.1, whole genome shotgun sequence sequence CAATTGGAGAAGAGTTTCCTTCAACCACATAtttcacttcaatttttttacgCACTTCGTCTATATCCAACTCCATGACGATCTTAGaaaccaatttcaagaaaataatacttTCCGAAACAATTATTGCATCACTTTTGTATGACTTATAAATAGTTTCTGACTCCCAAATTTCAGAATGCCGCAACAATATTGAGATATTCATGTTGCTCTTTGAAGTATTTAACAACGTATGTAGAagaattttgttgattttcttagaaGAAATTTGTTGCAGTAATAGAGCTTTTTTGCTTTCCAGATCTTGAATCAAATATtacagaaaaaaaattgaattcttggattttttttttttaaattcaaatttcagttactagTTTTATCCATAAATGAGTTAATGTTAGCTAATTATTGTCGTTAATGAAGGAACagtaatataattattgatttCAATTACTTTAAATTTAGGAATAGCTATTTCATCATACATTCGACCAATGTATAATATTTGGCCGAATGTATGAATATATTTGCCAAATTtcgggagagagaaaataagagaaaattttgTGTAATTACTTTCTTAAGTtaggagatttatgttgtttacacataattatatctttttatagaataattatatcttttcagaaaaaaaagataaataaaaatgaaaaataaatgataGATAGAGGGCCCACCTGTGGAAAGTAGGGCAAGGCTAGAGAGCCACCTGTAGTGGCATTTATGGTAAATTTTTAAATGGCATTGCCTGTAATTAATTAGAAAAGAAAGAGCTTTGTTTTAGAACTTTTGATAGATCCACCAAAAGAAGCACAAAAGATTTTCAATTTGAgcttataattttctttaaagacCTTAATATCCTTAACTTTGAATTTTATGTCAAATAGATGATATGTTGAAACCACTCtttctaatatataaaaaaacaaattgaaaaaaatataaaattttgtaagCTTTGGACAGTTTTGGACTGTGACTCATTACTTGGGTCCATCTTGACATAACCATCTCAGCCTGCAAGTAACATTTAGGGAGGCTAATGACCACTCATTTGCTAATTCAATCTATATTGATTCATTAAATTCAGCTCAATCCGCTTATTTATTAACGCAATCTATTTTGACTAGCTCAACTAGTCCATTTGACAACCTATTTTTAGATTGTATAGTTGAGGTTAGGACTTACTTTGAAGACTGAAGTAAGACTAAAACGATAAATCAACATTGTTTTTATCAAGACGAGGAGTGCGGCCTTCTTCACTGTACTTGTCTATCACAAGCCTTATTGTTTCATCTACACTGGATCCCAACTTGACCATGGTTCTTACTGGCCCTGGACTACCTTCTACTGTCACATCAATCACAACTTTTGCCTCCTTCTTGTACCCCTTCTGCACAAAATTCTTATACATGTTGGACATCAATAGAAGTAGTAGTAAGACATTCTTCATTTCCAATCGATAGGTTGAGTTCGAGTCAAATGGGGGTCAAGTATGAAAGACGAATGATTCTAATAGTGGCGTATACAGGATTTTTCTCTAAGCAGTGTTATTTTAGGAAGTGATGTAGCCTTACTTTGCTCATTGTGCTATATTAGTTATTACTCTGATACGGAAATAAGGGCAGAGGCAGGCTTTAAGCATTTAACATgtacatacaaaaaataaatttcactcTCGTCAAGTAAAATTTCAGGTCGTAATTTTTAGTACTAGAGCTCATGAAATTCAAATTCTCAATATGCTTCTACATGAAAAGACTGATATAATCTTATTCCATTTAAGTCATTCATCCACCCTAAACTAATTTCAAACCTTACTACAAGATGCACATAGTTATATCAAGCATGCATCCGTGCATAACACGAACACGGGCACGGGCATCTAGTCCTAATATAAAGGTTGCTAATTCATCAATGATTCAATTTGATGATTGTCTGAATTCTAAATTTCCAATGAACCACTCAAATATATTAGACTACTCTTGAAGAGCATCTGTAGATAGAAAGCTAAATATGACCTCATCTCTTGATCTTCCctttatattcttgaattttctcaatACACCTTCTTTCAAGAATCCAGCTTTTTCCAACACCCTTTGTGATCCTTTGTTATCTATATCAACCAAAGCCTCAAGTCTCTCAAGATTTGACCATTCTTGAAATATATTTGACACAACAATTTTCACTGCTTTTGTGACAATCCCTTTACCCCAATACTTGTAAGCCAATACATAACCAAGCTCTGCTCTACAAGTATCAAAACAACCTGAATTTGGGGTTACAGAAACCGACCCAATTGCTTTGTTGTTTATACAAATAACTCTTAACCATGGATGGGGGATAgcaatattttttatgaaatccAAAGCTTGGTCTTTGCAAGTGTAAGTATCCCATGTACAAAATTGGCTGACTTTTTCATCTGCTGCCCACTCCATGAAATCATCCACATCTGACAATTCAATTCGCCTTAGAGTTGTTTCAGTGAATTTGTCTTCGCTTTTTTCCCCTTCTGATTTTCTAGTTGTTTCATCCatctcttttttttgttgttcttttctAGAAAGTTTATGTAAAAATGAGAACAAAATTTGTGGTGCGATTTTGAGGAGGgtgatatttatgatttaaaatgtGAGTGAAGGGGTCAATGTTGGTGGGCTTATTTGATTACTCAATAATACTTGAGGTGACGGGCAAGAAAagagtattaaaaataaaaaagagaattgTCTCAGAAAAACAGAGTATTAATTTAATTGAATTTCAGTCATATATAACTAAAGTTAGTTATTTTTGTctgaatatttgataaaacaacattatatataaaattactccaaaatctttaaaaaaaaagtaaataaaaattagttAATAAGATAGCCCATGAAGTTTTTACTTCCTTAGTGCAAATAATATAGCAATCCAATTTTCTTGGAGACAAAAAACttacattttttcatttatttttattttatcacgcTCATCTTATAAAAGTCAATTTAATTAATCTTTGACATTAAATTAAAGTAAATTATGCTCTTGTAAGTAGTCTCACCTTATAAGGTAGTATCTCATGTTCACCTTATAAAGTAGGATCCCATGTTTGTCGTGTAACAACTTCAAAATTCACAGTGCTATATAAAGAGTATGAGTGCAGTTTCTTTCATTTGCatcaactaaaaaaaaaatgtcaaagttCACAACTTATTCATTTCTTACTTTAAAATGAATGATAATAAGATAAAAGTAAATTCACATTAGGCTGATGAAGTTTTGCGTGATGGGGATTCGGTGCGATATAATCGGCGTCCTATAGTGGTTCAATCATTTCTTTTATCTCTCAAGTATGATCGTTTGAAAAGGTTGTttaggagtaaaatgggtattatTAATCCGAAAGATGATGTGGTTATTTCTGGTCGATATTCGAATTATTTTACGTCCAACGGACAACCAATATTTGGTGAAACTCCTATTTGCAATGAtgattctatatatttatttcttcGTACTGTCGAAATTTTTGGTAATCGCCTTAATCTACAGACAACGTTTGGCAAATTAGTAAcctaaaaatatgattgataataTTAATACTACATACTTGTTGTTAGGTATTgaaataattatagaaaaatgtGACTAAAATATACCTTAAAGTGCAGAATTTTTGATGAAATAcattttgaacaagaacaaacaCTCAAGTAATGtgaatgaagaaaatgaaataggTAACAAACAAGTAATGTGAATAAAAACGGAATGAAATGGtggtttataaaagaaaattaataatgtaagggacaaattttaccttgtaaggtaaaaTAGTCTCCTCACCTTGCACTACAGTTAAATAAATTATTCACTAAATACTCTCTCCGTGTATAAATACTTGTTCACTTTTGACTTGATATACgtcttaagaaataataaatagatgggtgattttactatatcaatctttgaatataataaatttttgattttgaaaaatccAATGAgtgatgtattgtatttaataccaaggataaaatagataaaaatgaataaattatccattaatttcataaattggatAAGTATTGTTGGACCTCCAAAATataaaagtgaataaataaagaTGGACGGCGGGTAGACATTGGTGTCACTAAATTCTCAACCCCCACCAACTTTTTCAGTCAAAAATAAGGTAAGCAGGTCCATTTACCTTGTTAGATAAAATCACGATTTTATCTTGCACTTTAGCATGTAACCAAATGACATTTACTTTTAATGGATAAGGTAATCACTTGTGTTTATCTTGtccattttgatatttttcatttttgatatgcccttttaaaaattttaataaaaaagctTGCCCTTTAGATTCCAGACTCTTATTAGTGTTGTTGTTTTgggttttgagaatttgaagtgtatttactttttttatggaGAGAATACGTAAAAAAGTTAGAATAGAAAAAGTGTTActattgtagacacgtaattttgtctgtctcaaaaaattaatttctactAATTTGTCTCTCCCTATCTACCCTACCCCCTACCAACCCCTATCCTCACCTAATCCTACCCACTAAACAAACAAACCCACGTGCACACTCCATTGGGGTCAACAAAAAAAAGccaatataatatacataattcaaccaatataatatacataattcaacatacacagaatttttatttttttttggagaaaatgCATAGAGGGACTCCATTCTTTCTTCTCCAGTGAACTCCCATCATACGCGACCCAGCTTCATCGAACAGAGGCAACATCatcttcttttctttgattcaCCACCGTACACCCACATACAACACTTAGAAATTGACCAAATATACCACCCAAAAAAGGGAGTAGATCAGAGAGGGAGCAGCAGAGAGAGAGATTCGAGAGAGAGATCGAGACTTCGCGTTGAACGGAAAAGGGGAATACGGGGATTTTGGGGTTTTTCGGTCGCTTCTCGCCGGAAAGACGTCACCATCGTCGAAACCTGAGTGGTTTTCTCTGTTCTCTGTTCTTTCGGCGCTCGTCGAAGCTTTGGCTAGGCAAAATTTATTGGTTCTCTTCTTGATTTCATTTTGGGGTTCATTGTTATCGCTGGTTCTTTGTTTCAAATCGATTTTGCAATAATCTTCTCTATACCAAGTTGGATTCATCGCGGTTGAGGTTATTTTATTTGAGGTTCCAagtttgaattttcttaaatattattatcgACGAAAATCAGTCATCGAAAGGTACGATTCTATCTCTTCTCATTTTAGTTCATCATATGTGTTTGATTTGTGTGAGATTTGGTTGAATATTGGGTGATATTGATTTGTTTTGCTCAATTTCGTTGAATAGATGGTTGTGGATTGTAGAAATAGTAATcttgaatttgttgaaatttgGTGTTAAAAAGAAATGTGGGGGTTGGATGATaggaattgataaaaatgaatattgttcagtcttgatttattgtcgttggttattttgaaacaaatacgAAGATCGAATGTGACAGTATCATGATTAGGCCATCGAATGAATAGGCAAAAGTTTAAGTTCGGGTAGTCAAATTTAGGAATGATGTTGTATTGGATAAGTGGAATGTTGAATTTGTTGAATGCTTTTCTAGTTTAtctcatgaaattgaaattgtatttatttgccAGGGAATgcccgagggatttgtattgatttaatCGGGGAAACCCCCGAAGTACCATGTACTTGAAGACGACGCAcgatcaaggcccggaacgtcgggtggagaaagcaatggagtgtagtttagaattaacatagaatagagtaggtttatatttttgcatttttctattttgagattGTAATAAtcggactggacactaaattttggattgttttgttctGTTTGGTTGAATGATTGTTTATGCATTTttttgtggtttatacatttgtaatgtcaaattagccgatacacaccaccaagcgactgtggttGAACTACGGGAttgagaggtgcctaacaccttcctctcggttAACAtaatttcttagccggaatctctgttcgcaaaccagtgtaatagagtcaaaatcattttgaaaaaggatttccaaaggtgacttggcacacccgatttatgccaagtggcgactctgagttttgaatataaataatccttttcgaaataaatttttcagcttttgtcactttaataacaaaaactctttcgaactttaaaatccAATATCTTTAGgattaaaaagggggtgtgacagctctagcgTCTCTGTTGGAGAGTTCTAAAGTATTCaagcttattttttggagttgtatcggcttaatttagaactataggtgtatagacattttgtttgtgttgttttgtgttattgtttaccattgttgagtgcctacgtgctctttgtttaacAGTTTTTCTTTATctgttaccgttttatatctggcatcattcgCATAACTCGAgttaattctttctgcaacaaatctcggagtgcacgtcgtgtatacgaactctagttgagtcacccttattttaggagggggagccgtcggacGTATGAAGTGGGTGGTATGCTCccctgaacagccttgttagtgaactccagcgtaggtcagcctttaggtcatgcttatctgcatcatatcgAGAACTAGCAGGACCCGGTAGccctttataggagactcacctctaaagcatctctacatgctaaatgtttgcatctctgagggtaacaTGATCATTCGACGGACTGATTTGAGGAAAGCATGatttagaagtaaagtgtgtagacaaaacatttgaaaaaaaaaagaaaaaagagaggaaaaagaaagaaaaagtgagaTCGAAAAGAAAAGGAGAGTGTCGtagttttagagttctttatggctttttttttcaaaattcaaaaagtttttttttatttttgcactcatttgtcaaaaaaagcatcaaaaagattttcctttgacTTCTTTAGTaaacattcaaaattcaaaaattcaatcaaaaagattttttttaggagtttttttgtttaaatgaaaaaaaaatgatagaagttttgtacatttcatataacaaaaatatcaaaaagatttttctttcagtgttgttggtgtcagttttatgtgaagtatcaatttgaaaaacccaaaaagattttttaacaTTATTAGCCGTCTGTTTATGATCGTGTCTCTTAGGTTAGGGTTCAATCGTTTGTCTAATATTTATTTGTCCAATCTagacgaactacgcatacctgattctcgtCTCTCAaggcgggatacgtaggcagccctcgGTGGGTTCGGTAATCTTTTAAGTTCGATTGTTGTCCTATTCCTAGTTAAGGTCCATTTTCTGCTTAGTCAAGTATTTGTTAGCGATCATAGCTAGCTAGGTTGAGTCTTCTTAGCATTTCCATTTGGCGATTTTGAGTTATAGGTTGGCTTGTCCCTGTGTTATGTGACACTTCTTTGTGTCAGAATCTCGAGGGTCGGGAATTCTCTTTCCCTTATTGAATCGTGAGTCATAACTGTGTATTATTACAGGATGGATCCAACCACAGGGTCTAGAGTCTTGATGGTTtccaaggtgcccaaaaagttaatcaaatgatGGGGTATGCTCAACTACTCTGAAAGATATGAGATAGAAAAATTGTTAGGCAATCTTACACCGCTTTTGAATATCATACCCCATCCAGATCTGATAGAGGCCGCATCGACCTTCTGGGATTTAGACAGCTTGGTGTTTAGGTTCGGAGGTTGTGAAATGATGCCTACCCTGGCAAAAATATTTGGTCTATTTCATTTGCCATATATCGGTAAGAAGTTAATCCTAGCTCGGAATCATTCTAGCAGCAGATATCTCAAGCTTTGCGGTTTGAAGGCTAATGAACACCTAGGGTCCCTGAAACAATCTTGGATTTCCTTAGATTATTTGTTTGCTAGATTCGGGTCTCCAGATGGTTTTGAtcacttttgggatgaattttgtaCTACCAAGAAGAATTGGGAAAAATGGCGTCTTGAGGTTTTCTGTTTGGCGTTGTTAGGTACTTTAGGGTTCCCGTTAGATGAAAGGCATATCAACACCTGTTTACAATCAGTAGTGATGGCCTTGTTCAAGAAAAAGGGTGGAGTTACTATCGTACCAATGACTTTGGTGGAACTATATAAGGCTTTGACCGAGGTAAGAGGGAGCTGTGATTTTTTGAAGGAAGCAACTTGATATTACAATTATGGATGATGGAACATTTGCACACTCCTTCTTTGGTCAGACGGATATGATTGATCATTTTTTAAACGAACAAGTGAACGCTATCGAACAAAGAATGCTTTTTGATAAGTTCTCGTTGCCTATAGGATTCAATGCTTGGGACGAATTTCTCAAAGAAAGAACTCATGACAATATTCTTTAGACTTATCGTTGGCTCAATCCAAAGGTGATCTTGTATGGATGTCGCATGTAACCTCTTCTTGTTCCAATTGGGATCAAATGCACTAGACCTTACAGCCCGAGTAGGGTAATGCATCAATTGGGTAGACTTTAAGACATTCCACCAA is a genomic window containing:
- the LOC107852469 gene encoding uncharacterized N-acetyltransferase p20; the protein is MDETTRKSEGEKSEDKFTETTLRRIELSDVDDFMEWAADEKVSQFCTWDTYTCKDQALDFIKNIAIPHPWLRVICINNKAIGSVSVTPNSGCFDTCRAELGYVLAYKYWGKGIVTKAVKIVVSNIFQEWSNLERLEALVDIDNKGSQRVLEKAGFLKEGVLRKFKNIKGRSRDEVIFSFLSTDALQE